Proteins found in one Alteromonas macleodii genomic segment:
- the hfq gene encoding RNA chaperone Hfq has protein sequence MAKGQSLQDPFLNALRKERIPVSIYLVNGIKLQGQVESFDQFVILLKNTVSQMVYKHAISTVVPARAITMPSAGDSENTKGE, from the coding sequence ATGGCTAAAGGGCAATCTTTACAAGACCCATTCTTGAACGCTTTGCGTAAGGAACGTATTCCAGTATCAATTTATCTGGTAAACGGTATTAAACTTCAGGGGCAGGTTGAATCATTCGACCAGTTCGTTATTTTACTGAAGAACACAGTAAGCCAAATGGTGTATAAGCACGCGATTTCTACTGTTGTTCCAGCACGCGCTATCACTATGCCTAGCGCAGGAGATTCTGAAAATACTAAAGGTGAATAA
- a CDS encoding N-acetylmuramoyl-L-alanine amidase produces the protein MVRSIVSVLFLCFVVQFAYGAQNNIDGVRIWPSPDNTRVVFDMKAAPEFTYFTLKNPLRLVIDLKNTSDSAKLSGVENSGDLIKKLRYSTPKNKSSARVVVELNRNTKPSLFAVTPNGSLGHRLVLDLPDSAPRSSSTQSASTSAGSVVIDDTSSARDRDIIVAIDAGHGGHDPGSVGPAGTYEKHITLSIAKKLESKINREPGMRAIMTRSGDYYISPNRRPEIAREKKADLLISIHADAFSQPQPRGGSVWVLSTRRADTELGRWLEKSERHSELLGGAAEVINDKSSERYLTETILGLSMDHSMATSHDLGNKVVEELKQVTSLHKRKPQAASFAVLTAPDIPSILVEVGFISNPQEEKNLNWSKHRERLANAMFNAAKRYFKQVPPDGTLWAQERVNNRTHKVRSGESLSLLAQRYNVKVSSIKAANDLSSDVVRVGQVLNIPRT, from the coding sequence ATGGTGCGCAGTATAGTTTCGGTATTATTCTTGTGTTTCGTAGTGCAGTTTGCATACGGCGCACAAAATAACATCGACGGAGTAAGAATATGGCCGTCGCCGGACAATACACGTGTCGTTTTCGATATGAAGGCTGCGCCAGAGTTCACTTACTTTACCCTCAAAAATCCCCTTCGACTGGTTATCGATCTTAAAAACACCAGTGATTCGGCAAAGCTGTCAGGCGTAGAAAATAGCGGTGATTTAATTAAAAAATTGCGCTATTCAACCCCTAAAAATAAGTCATCGGCTAGGGTAGTTGTTGAACTCAACAGAAATACAAAGCCCTCATTGTTTGCTGTAACGCCTAATGGTTCTCTTGGTCACAGGCTTGTGCTTGACCTGCCCGACAGTGCCCCTAGATCATCGTCGACGCAATCGGCGTCGACATCAGCAGGTTCTGTGGTGATTGACGATACAAGTAGCGCACGTGATAGAGATATTATCGTTGCCATTGATGCCGGACACGGTGGACACGACCCAGGCTCAGTTGGTCCCGCAGGAACGTATGAAAAGCACATCACGCTGAGTATAGCCAAAAAGCTTGAAAGCAAAATCAACCGGGAACCCGGTATGCGTGCCATAATGACGCGCAGCGGTGACTATTATATTTCTCCTAATCGTCGCCCAGAGATCGCCAGAGAGAAAAAAGCCGACTTACTTATCTCAATTCACGCCGATGCGTTTAGTCAACCACAGCCGCGAGGTGGCTCGGTATGGGTACTATCAACACGTAGAGCCGACACTGAATTAGGTCGTTGGTTAGAAAAATCAGAGCGTCACTCTGAGTTGTTAGGCGGAGCTGCTGAAGTTATCAATGATAAATCTAGCGAACGATACCTTACTGAGACCATTCTTGGCCTATCTATGGATCACAGCATGGCGACTAGCCATGATTTAGGCAATAAAGTGGTAGAAGAGTTAAAGCAAGTGACCAGTCTTCACAAAAGAAAGCCACAAGCCGCCAGCTTTGCTGTGTTAACCGCGCCCGATATCCCTTCAATTTTGGTTGAAGTTGGTTTTATATCGAATCCGCAAGAAGAGAAAAACCTGAACTGGTCTAAACATCGCGAGCGTTTAGCGAACGCAATGTTCAATGCAGCCAAGCGCTACTTCAAGCAAGTACCCCCTGATGGTACACTGTGGGCTCAGGAAAGAGTGAATAATCGAACGCACAAAGTCAGAAGTGGTGAATCGCTTTCGTTATTAGCACAGCGTTATAATGTGAAAGTAAGCAGTATTAAAGCCGCTAACGATCTTTCAAGCGATGTTGTTCGCGTAGGGCAGGTATTAAATATTCCGAGAACATAA
- the hflK gene encoding FtsH protease activity modulator HflK: MAWNEPGGNNNDPWKNRGGKEQGPPDLDDVFKNLFGKFGKSGGNGGGSGKSLGGIGAGILVGLLVVIWFISGFYTIREAERGVVLRFGEYHQQVEPGLRWAPTFIDSVIPVDVQSIRDQSSSGSMLTEDENVVSVQMEMQFRVVDPYRWTFAVESPEQSLSQSLDSAIRYVVGHSTMDDVLTDGREVTRQRVWEELQAIIEPYNMGVSIIDMNFRDARPPEQVKDAFDDAIAAQEDEQRFIREAEAYAREIEPRARGQVNRMNEEAQAYKERVTLEAQGEVARFEELLPQYVRAPKVTRERIYLETMEEVLSNTSKIMVDSKGGNNMMYLPLDKIMERQQSTNNKNTRNTLEGLQAPVTDANGRSRNSSPSSGLRGDSYREGR, translated from the coding sequence ATGGCTTGGAATGAGCCGGGTGGCAATAATAACGACCCGTGGAAGAATCGCGGTGGGAAAGAGCAAGGTCCCCCAGATTTGGACGATGTTTTTAAGAACTTATTTGGTAAGTTTGGAAAGTCAGGTGGTAACGGTGGTGGCTCGGGCAAAAGCCTAGGCGGCATTGGTGCTGGTATTCTAGTAGGTTTACTTGTCGTGATCTGGTTCATTAGTGGTTTTTATACCATTCGTGAAGCTGAGCGCGGCGTAGTCCTTCGCTTTGGTGAGTATCACCAGCAGGTTGAGCCTGGTCTTCGCTGGGCGCCTACGTTCATCGACTCTGTTATTCCTGTTGATGTTCAATCAATACGCGATCAGTCTTCATCAGGCTCCATGCTTACTGAAGATGAAAACGTAGTGAGCGTTCAAATGGAGATGCAATTTCGCGTTGTCGATCCATACCGTTGGACGTTTGCCGTTGAAAGCCCTGAGCAAAGCTTAAGTCAATCTCTTGATAGCGCAATTCGTTATGTGGTTGGTCATTCGACAATGGATGACGTTTTGACTGATGGACGTGAAGTAACCCGTCAGCGCGTATGGGAAGAACTACAAGCTATCATCGAACCATACAACATGGGTGTTTCTATCATTGATATGAACTTCCGTGATGCTCGTCCACCTGAGCAAGTTAAAGATGCATTCGATGATGCCATCGCTGCACAGGAAGACGAACAGCGTTTCATTCGTGAAGCAGAAGCTTATGCTCGAGAAATTGAGCCTCGTGCACGCGGTCAAGTGAACCGCATGAACGAAGAAGCACAAGCCTATAAAGAGCGTGTAACGCTAGAGGCGCAAGGTGAAGTGGCACGTTTTGAAGAGCTGCTTCCTCAGTATGTACGTGCACCTAAGGTTACTCGCGAGCGTATCTACCTTGAAACTATGGAAGAAGTACTTAGCAATACCAGCAAAATCATGGTTGATAGCAAAGGTGGCAACAACATGATGTATCTCCCGCTAGATAAAATCATGGAACGCCAGCAATCTACGAACAACAAAAATACGCGCAACACGCTGGAAGGCTTACAAGCACCAGTAACCGATGCTAATGGCCGCAGCCGCAACAGTTCGCCAAGTTCAGGTTTGCGTGGTGACAGCTACAGAGAGGGGAGATAA
- the hflC gene encoding protease modulator HflC, with protein MKNLLIAVFVLLVLLASGSLFAVKEGERAIVIQFGKVQRDDATGETKVFEPGLHFKLPFIDSVRVLDARIQTLDGSPDRFVTSEKKDLIVDSYVKWRIEDFARYYLSTGGNKLQAEALLKQKVNNGLRSEFGTRTIAQIVSGERSALMNQAMEQASTSSDELGIEIVDVRVKQINLPTEVSNSIFQRMRAERAAVAREHRSEGQEQAEVIKANIDAKVTVMLADAERNARQLRGEGDAIAAQIYADAYSKNADFYSFLRSMDAYKESFNSKQDVMVIAPDSDFFKYMNQSNGN; from the coding sequence ATGAAGAATTTGTTAATTGCAGTATTTGTTCTTCTTGTTTTGCTTGCATCAGGTTCTCTGTTTGCAGTTAAAGAAGGTGAACGTGCGATTGTTATTCAATTTGGTAAAGTGCAAAGAGACGATGCCACAGGTGAAACCAAGGTGTTCGAGCCAGGCCTTCACTTTAAATTACCGTTTATTGACTCGGTCCGCGTACTTGATGCACGTATTCAAACGTTAGATGGTTCACCAGATCGTTTTGTAACGAGCGAGAAAAAAGACCTTATTGTTGATTCATACGTTAAATGGCGCATTGAAGACTTTGCACGTTATTACCTTTCAACGGGTGGTAACAAGCTACAGGCTGAAGCGCTCCTTAAACAGAAAGTAAACAACGGACTGCGTTCAGAATTTGGTACCCGCACTATTGCGCAAATCGTGTCTGGTGAGCGTTCTGCGCTTATGAACCAAGCAATGGAGCAAGCGTCTACATCATCAGACGAGCTAGGTATTGAAATTGTTGACGTACGCGTTAAGCAAATCAACCTACCTACTGAAGTGAGTAACTCTATCTTTCAACGTATGCGCGCAGAGCGTGCGGCTGTTGCTCGTGAGCACCGCTCAGAAGGTCAAGAACAGGCTGAAGTAATTAAAGCTAACATTGACGCAAAAGTAACAGTAATGCTGGCAGATGCTGAGCGTAATGCTCGTCAACTGCGTGGTGAAGGTGATGCGATTGCAGCGCAAATCTACGCTGACGCTTACTCTAAAAATGCAGACTTCTACAGCTTCTTGCGTAGTATGGATGCATATAAAGAAAGCTTTAACAGCAAACAAGACGTTATGGTAATTGCACCTGACAGTGACTTCTTTAAGTATATGAATCAGTCTAACGGCAACTAA
- the hflX gene encoding ribosome rescue GTPase HflX, translating into MFDRYEAGEQAVLVHVNFSDENSKEDLSELELLVSSAGVNAVEVITTSRSAPHAKFFVGSGKAEEIAAAVKAHDANVVIFNHALSPSQERNLEAVCKCRVLDRTGLILDIFAQRARTHEGKLQVELAQLRHISTRLIRGWTHLERQKGGIGLRGPGETQLETDRRLLRGRIKAILRRLEKVQKQREQGRRSRKRAEIPTVSLVGYTNAGKSTLFNTITDSHVYAADQLFATLDPTLRKIELKDVGPAILADTVGFIRHLPHDLVAAFKATLQETQEADLLLHVVDIADTKYRETMDEVNDVLEEIEAGDIQQLLICNKIDKLDDVQPRIERNDEGVPVRVWLSAQTGEGTELLSQALTECLAKSMVNYTLKIPPAQSQLRGVLYELNCIASEEYDSQGDWVVDVRMPTADWNRLEKRLENGISEYVVRH; encoded by the coding sequence TTGTTTGACCGTTATGAAGCCGGTGAACAGGCTGTACTTGTTCATGTTAATTTTTCCGACGAGAACAGTAAAGAAGACTTAAGTGAGCTTGAATTACTTGTGTCTTCAGCAGGGGTAAATGCGGTCGAAGTCATCACGACGTCCCGCAGTGCGCCTCACGCTAAGTTTTTTGTCGGATCAGGTAAGGCAGAGGAAATAGCAGCAGCGGTAAAAGCACACGATGCTAACGTTGTTATTTTTAACCACGCGCTTTCTCCTTCTCAGGAGCGTAATTTAGAAGCGGTGTGTAAATGCCGGGTGTTAGATAGAACCGGGCTTATTCTCGATATTTTCGCGCAGCGCGCGCGAACTCACGAGGGTAAGCTTCAGGTTGAACTAGCCCAGTTGAGACATATCTCAACCCGTCTCATCAGAGGATGGACTCACCTTGAGCGTCAAAAAGGTGGTATTGGTCTTCGCGGTCCGGGTGAAACACAGCTAGAAACTGACCGTCGATTGCTTCGTGGTCGTATAAAAGCCATTCTTCGTCGCTTGGAAAAAGTGCAAAAGCAGCGTGAGCAGGGTCGTCGCTCGCGTAAACGCGCTGAAATTCCAACGGTATCCTTAGTTGGCTATACGAATGCGGGAAAATCGACGCTATTTAACACCATTACCGACTCACACGTTTACGCTGCTGACCAGCTGTTCGCAACGCTAGATCCTACGTTACGTAAAATCGAGTTAAAAGATGTTGGCCCCGCAATTTTGGCCGATACGGTTGGTTTTATTCGTCATCTTCCCCACGACCTAGTTGCTGCGTTTAAAGCAACGCTTCAAGAAACGCAAGAGGCTGATTTACTGCTTCATGTTGTCGATATTGCCGATACAAAATATCGTGAAACCATGGACGAGGTGAACGACGTACTTGAAGAAATTGAAGCAGGTGACATTCAACAATTACTAATCTGTAATAAGATTGATAAACTAGACGACGTTCAGCCGCGTATAGAAAGAAATGACGAAGGCGTGCCCGTTAGAGTGTGGTTGTCTGCACAAACGGGTGAAGGAACGGAATTGTTAAGCCAAGCTTTGACTGAGTGTTTAGCTAAAAGCATGGTGAACTATACATTGAAGATTCCACCTGCACAAAGTCAATTGCGTGGCGTGTTGTACGAGCTAAACTGTATTGCAAGTGAAGAATACGACAGTCAGGGAGATTGGGTAGTTGATGTAAGAATGCCCACTGCCGATTGGAACAGGCTTGAAAAACGTCTGGAAAACGGAATATCAGAGTATGTTGTGCGACATTAA
- a CDS encoding AbgT family transporter, translating into MTTENKNTASADNNGGQGGLFSRFLTTVEWLGNLLPHPVTLFALLSLFIVVLSGILGYFDLAVADPRPVGAKGREEDGMIEVISLMSAEGLQRIVTGLVTNFTGFAPLGTVLVALLGVSVAEHSGLLSAAMRALVMNASKRAVTFAIVFAGIISNTASELGYVVLIPLAAMIFHSLGRHPLAGLAAAFAGVSAGYSANLLLGTVDPLLSGITEAAAHMIDPDYMVGPEVNWYFMFISTFVVATMGALVTEKVVEPRLGKFDPSEASIDLGKQSMDAPTDLEKKGLRWAGISFVVVCAILALTVVPENGILRHPETGEVAGSPFLKGIVAFIFITFAIPGFVYGKVTKSMQNDKDVIDAMAKSMGAMGLYITLVFFAAQFVAFFKWTNLGTVLAVKGAALLQAAGLDGPAVFILFILMCGVVNLSLGSASAQWAVTAPIFVPMLMLIGYAPEVIQAAYRIGDSVTNVIAPMMSYFGLILAMAARYKKDLGMGTLIAMMLPYSMVFIVGWTILFYIWVFLLGMPVGPGAATYYQP; encoded by the coding sequence TTGACAACGGAAAACAAGAATACAGCGTCTGCCGATAATAACGGCGGACAGGGTGGGTTATTCTCGCGATTTCTCACTACGGTGGAATGGCTAGGAAATCTACTTCCACACCCAGTAACATTATTTGCGCTGCTTTCACTTTTCATAGTGGTACTAAGTGGCATATTAGGATACTTCGATCTGGCTGTTGCTGACCCACGCCCTGTGGGTGCGAAGGGCCGGGAAGAAGACGGCATGATTGAAGTAATATCTTTGATGAGTGCCGAAGGTCTGCAGCGAATAGTGACTGGGCTTGTCACTAACTTCACTGGGTTTGCGCCACTTGGCACTGTGCTTGTTGCCCTTCTTGGTGTATCGGTAGCTGAACATTCGGGCCTTTTGTCGGCAGCAATGCGCGCATTGGTTATGAACGCGTCAAAACGCGCTGTAACCTTTGCTATTGTTTTCGCTGGCATTATTTCAAACACTGCCTCTGAGCTCGGTTACGTGGTACTCATTCCACTAGCAGCGATGATTTTCCACTCCCTAGGACGCCACCCGCTAGCGGGTCTTGCTGCGGCCTTTGCTGGTGTTTCTGCTGGTTACAGTGCAAACCTATTGTTAGGTACGGTTGACCCACTGTTGTCCGGTATAACAGAAGCGGCAGCGCATATGATTGACCCTGACTACATGGTTGGGCCAGAAGTAAACTGGTATTTTATGTTTATCAGTACTTTTGTGGTAGCCACTATGGGGGCGCTAGTTACTGAAAAAGTGGTAGAGCCGAGGTTAGGTAAGTTTGACCCATCTGAGGCTTCAATAGATTTAGGCAAGCAATCTATGGATGCACCTACAGACTTAGAAAAGAAAGGTCTGCGTTGGGCGGGAATATCTTTTGTTGTGGTTTGCGCAATACTGGCGTTAACGGTAGTACCTGAAAACGGTATTTTGCGTCACCCTGAAACGGGTGAAGTGGCGGGCTCTCCGTTTCTTAAAGGCATTGTTGCGTTCATCTTCATTACCTTTGCTATTCCAGGCTTTGTTTACGGTAAAGTGACCAAGTCGATGCAAAACGACAAAGATGTCATTGATGCTATGGCGAAGAGTATGGGAGCCATGGGGCTTTACATAACGTTAGTATTTTTCGCTGCACAATTTGTTGCTTTCTTTAAATGGACAAATTTAGGTACTGTGCTGGCTGTTAAAGGCGCCGCTCTTTTGCAAGCTGCCGGATTAGATGGCCCCGCCGTGTTTATCCTATTCATATTGATGTGTGGTGTGGTTAACTTATCGTTAGGTAGTGCATCTGCGCAGTGGGCGGTAACGGCGCCTATTTTCGTACCTATGCTTATGCTAATTGGGTACGCGCCAGAAGTTATTCAGGCGGCTTATCGTATCGGTGATTCAGTGACTAACGTTATAGCACCTATGATGAGCTACTTTGGGCTTATCCTAGCCATGGCTGCTAGATACAAAAAAGACTTAGGTATGGGCACGCTTATCGCCATGATGTTGCCTTACTCTATGGTCTTCATAGTAGGTTGGACTATCTTATTTTACATCTGGGTATTTTTACTTGGCATGCCGGTAGGTCCAGGTGCAGCCACTTACTATCAGCCCTAA
- the tsaE gene encoding tRNA (adenosine(37)-N6)-threonylcarbamoyltransferase complex ATPase subunit type 1 TsaE: MSYPHTSFFANEVDDTAQLAKDLAQAVSSQLPTDAVIYLDGDLGAGKTTFSRYFIQSLGHSGSVKSPTYTLVEPYELDSVNIYHFDLYRLADPEELEFMGIRDYFGSGAIALIEWSEKGGEYLASPDLVISINITPAGRQFNLEAKSAHGAKLLQQCKRV; encoded by the coding sequence ATGTCTTACCCGCATACCTCTTTTTTTGCTAATGAAGTAGATGACACCGCTCAGCTTGCCAAGGACTTAGCGCAAGCGGTTTCGAGTCAGCTCCCTACCGATGCCGTTATTTATCTTGACGGCGACCTAGGGGCAGGGAAAACAACATTTAGCCGTTATTTTATTCAGTCTCTAGGTCATTCAGGTAGCGTTAAAAGTCCAACCTATACATTGGTTGAACCTTATGAGTTGGATAGCGTCAATATTTATCACTTCGACCTGTATCGCTTGGCCGATCCGGAAGAGCTAGAGTTCATGGGAATTCGAGATTACTTCGGCTCCGGAGCTATCGCGCTTATTGAATGGTCGGAAAAAGGCGGCGAATACTTGGCATCCCCAGACTTAGTGATTAGTATAAATATTACACCAGCGGGTAGGCAGTTCAATTTGGAAGCGAAAAGTGCTCACGGTGCTAAATTGCTTCAGCAATGTAAACGCGTGTAG
- the miaA gene encoding tRNA (adenosine(37)-N6)-dimethylallyltransferase MiaA, which yields MGPTASGKTGLALDIAAQVDSEVISVDSALVYKGMDIGTAKPTQEEQAGVVHHLIDIIDPADSYSVSQFVNDTNGLIGDILARGKVPILAGGTMMYFNALINGISPLPKSDEKIRDDITQQAQRLGWSKLHDELRGVDPISGERIHPNDPQRITRALEVYRSTGKTLTYWQQQEGEKCPYNIAQFAIAPADRAVLHERIATRFDMMLEQGFEKEVSKLYERSDLHEDLPSIRSVGYRQMWQYLDGQLSYAEMRERGIIATRQLAKRQLTWLRGWEQVTWLDTFANDNLIKITAKVTL from the coding sequence ATGGGCCCCACAGCGTCAGGCAAGACGGGGTTGGCGTTAGATATAGCAGCTCAGGTTGATAGTGAAGTAATTAGTGTAGATTCAGCCCTTGTATACAAAGGCATGGATATTGGCACTGCGAAGCCGACGCAGGAAGAGCAAGCGGGGGTAGTGCACCACTTAATTGATATTATCGACCCGGCAGATAGCTATTCGGTGTCGCAATTTGTAAACGATACGAATGGGCTTATCGGCGATATTTTAGCTCGAGGCAAGGTGCCAATTCTGGCTGGAGGTACAATGATGTACTTTAATGCCTTGATAAATGGAATTTCGCCACTACCTAAGTCAGATGAAAAGATAAGGGATGATATAACACAGCAGGCACAACGCTTGGGTTGGTCTAAATTACACGATGAATTACGTGGTGTAGACCCAATCAGTGGTGAGAGAATCCACCCCAATGACCCACAGCGTATTACTCGTGCACTGGAAGTGTATAGAAGTACCGGCAAGACGTTGACATATTGGCAACAACAAGAGGGTGAAAAGTGCCCTTATAACATTGCACAATTTGCCATAGCGCCCGCAGACAGGGCAGTGTTGCACGAACGAATCGCGACCCGGTTCGATATGATGCTAGAGCAAGGGTTCGAAAAAGAAGTATCGAAACTCTATGAACGCAGTGATCTACATGAAGATCTACCTTCGATACGTTCAGTAGGGTATCGACAAATGTGGCAGTACCTAGACGGCCAATTGAGTTACGCAGAAATGCGTGAAAGAGGTATTATCGCTACAAGGCAGCTTGCCAAGCGCCAGCTTACGTGGTTACGGGGCTGGGAGCAGGTTACATGGCTTGACACATTTGCTAACGATAATTTGATTAAAATTACAGCGAAAGTCACACTTTAA
- the mutL gene encoding DNA mismatch repair endonuclease MutL: MPIQLLSPQLANQIAAGEVVERPASVVKELLENSLDAGATKIEVDIEKGGHKRIRIKDNGSGIVKSELQLALSRHATSKITTLDDLEQILSLGFRGEALASISSVSRLTLTSRTESQAEAWQAYCEGREMAVNIQPAAHPVGTTIDVADLFYNTPARRKFLRTEKTEFQHIEDVIKRIALSYPKVSFILKHNDKVIKRFIADKEGSLQTRIGAVVGQKFVQNAVHINTEYEGLHIDAWLGNEAMLRSSNDCQFSFVNGRGMRDKLIMHAIRQAYESVWGVIEQPSFVVYLDVNPKDVDVNVHPAKHEVRFQQGRLVHDFICKTVSDALHAMTDEQPLTGMDTNRASGSDLMATQVEHDYIRPLQEQAPDNARAFNETSHYPEGAYSQNATQSHGQYPGSVKPSSAGSFSGGGGAKLLQGRGQSRGPGAAYQSSYNALMTPNSDIIDSDNGEQRTNAHVNLSPLCRIYPKSEKIYLIFATKVASIWLSELFLKAKHGQPLLMPVAVSLENVDEKLVELLNASHFEINKVAGKYRLQQVPAGTRHLPWLKWFESFLSIKGSGELDSIEGAMTSLDLKEQVFDDDVSNMLWYWLDQQSEAKQWEIIEQFAKVRPLNLVLDVWGE, translated from the coding sequence TTGCCTATACAGCTTTTATCTCCCCAACTCGCTAACCAAATTGCCGCTGGTGAAGTGGTTGAACGACCTGCATCTGTCGTGAAAGAGCTGTTAGAAAACAGCCTCGATGCCGGTGCTACCAAAATAGAGGTCGATATTGAAAAAGGCGGCCACAAACGCATTCGAATAAAAGACAATGGATCAGGCATTGTAAAAAGTGAACTGCAGTTAGCGTTGAGTCGCCATGCGACAAGCAAAATTACTACCCTTGATGACTTAGAACAAATCTTGTCCCTTGGTTTTCGCGGTGAAGCACTTGCTAGTATTAGTTCGGTGAGTAGGTTGACTCTGACATCTCGTACAGAGTCTCAAGCCGAGGCATGGCAGGCGTATTGTGAGGGCAGGGAAATGGCGGTAAATATTCAGCCAGCGGCTCACCCTGTGGGAACCACAATTGATGTGGCAGACCTTTTTTATAATACGCCTGCAAGGCGTAAGTTCTTACGTACTGAAAAAACCGAATTTCAGCATATCGAAGACGTTATTAAGCGTATTGCGTTAAGTTACCCAAAGGTTTCTTTTATTTTAAAGCACAACGACAAAGTGATAAAACGCTTTATTGCTGACAAAGAAGGCAGCTTACAAACACGGATTGGCGCCGTAGTTGGGCAGAAGTTTGTTCAAAATGCTGTGCACATAAATACGGAATATGAAGGTCTTCACATAGACGCATGGCTCGGCAACGAAGCTATGTTGCGCAGCAGCAATGATTGCCAGTTTAGTTTTGTGAACGGTAGGGGCATGCGCGACAAGCTCATTATGCATGCTATCCGGCAAGCGTATGAAAGTGTTTGGGGCGTTATCGAGCAACCGAGCTTTGTAGTGTATTTAGATGTTAATCCTAAAGATGTTGATGTTAATGTTCACCCTGCTAAGCACGAAGTTAGGTTTCAGCAAGGCAGGCTAGTGCATGACTTTATCTGTAAAACGGTGAGTGATGCACTACACGCCATGACCGACGAGCAGCCCTTGACAGGAATGGACACAAATCGCGCTTCGGGCTCTGATTTAATGGCTACACAGGTAGAACACGACTACATTAGGCCCCTACAAGAACAAGCGCCTGATAACGCACGGGCTTTTAATGAAACCTCTCATTATCCCGAAGGGGCGTATTCGCAAAATGCGACGCAGAGTCACGGTCAATATCCCGGTAGTGTGAAACCGTCGTCAGCGGGAAGCTTTAGTGGGGGCGGCGGAGCTAAGCTTTTGCAAGGCAGAGGGCAAAGTCGAGGGCCAGGCGCTGCTTATCAATCTAGTTATAACGCTTTGATGACGCCAAATAGTGACATCATTGATAGTGATAACGGCGAACAGCGGACTAATGCTCACGTTAATCTTTCTCCCTTGTGTAGAATTTACCCAAAATCAGAAAAAATTTACCTTATTTTTGCAACTAAAGTTGCAAGTATCTGGTTAAGCGAACTATTTTTAAAAGCGAAGCATGGGCAGCCGCTATTGATGCCGGTCGCCGTTTCACTTGAAAATGTGGATGAAAAGCTTGTCGAATTATTAAACGCATCGCATTTTGAAATTAACAAAGTAGCCGGAAAATACCGCTTGCAGCAGGTGCCTGCCGGAACAAGGCATTTACCTTGGCTAAAATGGTTTGAATCCTTTTTATCCATCAAGGGTAGCGGTGAATTAGATTCTATTGAAGGTGCGATGACATCGCTCGATTTAAAAGAGCAAGTGTTCGACGACGATGTATCAAATATGCTCTGGTACTGGTTGGATCAGCAAAGCGAAGCGAAACAATGGGAAATTATTGAGCAATTTGCTAAAGTGCGCCCCTTAAATTTAGTGCTAGATGTGTGGGGAGAATAA